The following nucleotide sequence is from uncultured Draconibacterium sp..
GTGACCGGTTAATCCTTGTACTTTTTCGCCTTGCTCATCAATTGTAAATAAGTACTTGCTATCGACAACAGGATAGTCTCTTCCGTTTACATCATAAATCACCATTGGTACACCTTCGGAGTAAGTAACTTCGATGTTTTTGCCCACTGCATTCTTAATTCCATTAATTACCGTAACCGGATGGGACGGCGTGCCTGCATAATTTCCAAGCAAAGATCCCGGATTATCAGCATTTGGACCTACAACAGCAATTCGTTTTATTTTGCTTTTATTCAAGGGAAGAACACCATCATTCTTCAGAAGTGTCATTGCTTTTTGCGCCATTTTCAAAGCAATTTCATCATGTGCTTCGCAGTCATTCTTTTCAAAAGGAATTTGCGCAAAAGGAACCATTTCCGGTGGGTCAAACATTCCCAGTTTCATTCTGGCTAACATCAACCTATAAACCGATAGGTCTAATTCACCTTCGTCAATATACCCCAATTCAATGGCCTTTTTCAACGCGGTTTGATAGACGCTTCCACAATTCAAATCACAGCCTTTACGAACGCCTATTGCAGCGGCTTCTTCAGGGGTATTAACTATTTTATGAAATTTATGAATATCCCTTATCGCGCCACAATCTGAAACCACATAGCCTTCAAAGCCCCATTTATTACGAAGAATATCTTCTAACAACAACCAACTGGCACATGATGATTCTCCATCAACACGATTATAAGCCCCCATTAATGAATAAGCTTTTGCATCAACCATTAGATCTTTAAATGCGGGCAAATAGGTCTCCCATAAATCGCGGGCATTTGGTACTACATTAAATACATGTCGTTCAGGTTCTGGGCCGTTGTGTACAGCATAGTGTTTTGCTGTAGCAACTAATTTTAAATATTTAGGATCATCGCCTTGCAAACCTTTCACAAACTGAATGCCCATTTGTCCGGTTAGATAGGGATCTTCACCATAAGTTTCGTGCCCGCGTCCCCAACGTGGGTCTCTGAAAATATTAATATTGGGAGACCAAAACGTCAAGCCCCTGTATCTTCTGTAGTCATTATTTCGGAGTGCTTCGTGATGTTTTGCCCTTGCTTCATCACTGATAACGTCGGCTACTTGCTTCATCATATCAGTATCGAATGTTGCTGCCATACCAATGGCTTGAGGAAATACTGTTGCATTTCCTGCCCGGGCAACACCATGTAAAGCTTCGTTCCACCAATCATATTCTAATATACCCAAGCGAGGAATCGCCGGAGCTTTGTTCCCTAACTGATCTATTTTCTCATCTAAGGTCATATGCTGAACTAAATCAGCGGCACGTGTCTCAAAATCAAGAGCCAAATCAAAATACCTGGGTGTTTCATCTTGTTTTGTTTGAGCACAAAGGGAGCCAAATGATAAAGTAAAAATTAGAAGTAGTAGACAAGTTTTCATATTCTTTTGATTAAAATCCGTATTGAAATTTTACAAT
It contains:
- a CDS encoding glycoside hydrolase family 3 C-terminal domain-containing protein — translated: MKTCLLLLIFTLSFGSLCAQTKQDETPRYFDLALDFETRAADLVQHMTLDEKIDQLGNKAPAIPRLGILEYDWWNEALHGVARAGNATVFPQAIGMAATFDTDMMKQVADVISDEARAKHHEALRNNDYRRYRGLTFWSPNINIFRDPRWGRGHETYGEDPYLTGQMGIQFVKGLQGDDPKYLKLVATAKHYAVHNGPEPERHVFNVVPNARDLWETYLPAFKDLMVDAKAYSLMGAYNRVDGESSCASWLLLEDILRNKWGFEGYVVSDCGAIRDIHKFHKIVNTPEEAAAIGVRKGCDLNCGSVYQTALKKAIELGYIDEGELDLSVYRLMLARMKLGMFDPPEMVPFAQIPFEKNDCEAHDEIALKMAQKAMTLLKNDGVLPLNKSKIKRIAVVGPNADNPGSLLGNYAGTPSHPVTVINGIKNAVGKNIEVTYSEGVPMVIYDVNGRDYPVVDSKYLFTIDEQGEKVQGLTGHYFNNMNLEGEPALVKVDSEVKFKWGRNESPTTTDVAQGIISADKAINADNFSVRWTGKLVAPMTGEYSLGASSDDGCRLYLDGKLIANGWFNHGKEVFFGDVELEKGKAYDIKLEFYDNTSGAEVNLIWITPEEKAKEKTDPSKLSKETLADVKKADVAIFVGGLDATWEGEEMGGRTGIDGFNRGDRTKIELPKTQMDALKAMKETGTPVIFVLMSGSAMSFDGLENGLDAILMAWYPGQRGGDAVADVLFGDYNPAGRLPVTFYSSTDELADFTDYNMHAGKGFTYRYYTGDALYPFGHGLSYTKFEYSNLKIDKTSISQDGEFIVSVQVQNTGELDGEEVVQLYTKDVESEKWMALKQLRKFERVALKKGEAKTVAFKLKAIEDLRYYDPMKQNYMVEPGSFEIQIGASSGDIRQKGIIVVE